The window CCTTTCCCAATCCAAAGCACATTTTGATCACTGACCCCTGAAATAATCTCTGATCGGGGCAAGGTAATTTATGGTATCACCATCCCCCAAAGATTTTTCTTGTTCGTCATCTGGGCAAAAACGAAAAAACTGACCTTGTGGCAACAGTTGTGCCATTGTCAGCTCTACGAGGTGCGGACGACCCTAACAGTTCATTCTACACTCTCACGAAGGCAAAATATCTCTTTTGAGTGAGGGCTGGAAGGATTTTACTAAGGATTGAGGGCGTAATGAACTAACTGAGCTAATTTTTGACGCAGTGTTTCCAGCCCAAACCGCTCACTGGCAGAGACGAATACGCCTTGAGGAAATTCCTCTTGAGCCAGCGTCAAGGTTTCACTATCTACCCGGTCAATTTTATTAAACGCTACCAAAATAGGTCCTGCTGTCACAGGCATTTCCGACAAAATGGTCATGACAGAGCGAATGTGACTTTGCCACGCCGGATGAGATAAATCCACCAAATGAAGCAGCGCGTCAGCTTCTGTGACTTCTTCTAAAGTGGCCCGGAAGGAATCCACCAAAGGGGGAGGGAGTTCGTGGATAAATCCTACAGTATCAGTGAGCAGAATTTCCATCGGTTCCCCGGTTACGGCATTGGGAATGGGTAAGCGTCGTGTGGTGGGGTCAAGGGTGGCAAACAACTGGTCAGCCGTGTAAACCTCAGCATTAGTGAGTGTATTCAACAGGGTAGATTTTCCAGCATTGGTATAACCGACGACTGCAACCGTTGGAACTTCCTGTCGTTGACGCCGCTGCCGCAAGCGGGAACGATGGGCTTGTAACTGATTGACTTCCTGTTGGAGTCGGTTGATGCGACGCTGAATGGATCGGCGTTCTGTTTCCAGTTTGGTTTCACCGGGGCCTCGTGTGCCGATACCACCCCCTAACCGTGACATCGCCTGACCGCGTCCTGTGAGACGGGGTAGCATGTATTCAAGCTGAGCCAGTTCTACCTGCAATTTTCCAGCGCGGGATTGGGCGCGTTGGGCGAAGATATCTAAAATAACTTCAGTACGGTCTACGACCCGGACACCCGTTTCCAATTCTAGGTTGCGGACTTGAGCCGGTGAGAGGTCCCGGTCAAACACGACGAGATTGGCTCCTAGAGTTTGGACGGTGAGGGCAATTTCCTGAACTTTACCAGCTCCAACCACGGTTTGAGGGTGAGGACGCGATCGCTTCTGCCGCATCGTCTGTAATACCTCTCCCCCTGCCGTTTCCACCAACCGGGCGATTTCTGCCAAGCCATCCTCAAATCGCTCTTTCGTCGTCTCGTCCGTCATCAGCCCAATAATCAGCACTCGGTCTTGATCGACATCAACCTGTTGGGCAACAAATTCTCGACGGAACTCAGATTCTAGCCCTTCGACCAACTCCAGGAAATCCTGTTGGGTTAGTATATCCAAGCTTAGGGGTGGCGACACACTCCAGCTCCGTTCAACGCCAGTTGCTAGAGGGCGGTCATCTGGATTTTGCACTCCTTGCTCGATCAGAGGAAGCAAGTGAGCTAAGTAAGTCTCTTTGACATAACCTGTGGCACCCCCTCCCCGCCGCTCAAATCCTGATTCTGTAACTGTCAGTACCACTAAAGCATCGAGTCGTTGAATGACCATGGCGGTTAAGGCCGCTTCTTTGGGGGTTTCTGACTTGAGCTGAGTGGCAAGACAGCGAATCCCGGACAGTCGTTCTGCACCGTAGCGGGGCAATTCCAGTGGAGGGATTTTGGTCTGAGAGGGAGTACCAACTCCCACGCGAATGACTTGTCCCCGCCGATTGATATAGGTACAGACGGGTTGTTTGATGTCTGTGCTGATGGCAGCCAGTCGTTGGGCAAACTCTGGCGTTGTCAAGCGATCGCTCGGAAAGCGCTGCTGATACAGCCGTTGGAGCTGCTTGAGTTGGCTGGACTTTAACCCCTGAAGATTGCCGTAGATAGTCTCGATAGGCGTTTCTGACCAGTCCCCTGGCCCCTGAATCCATCGATTTCTATTGTACAGAAACACTCCGACACCGCATCTATACCTAGATGAGGGCAATACCGAGAAAAATGTTTACTCCTATACGTTCTATCGCTTTCCGGAAGCTTTTATTAAATTTAATGAAAAAGTTGTATCTTAGGACACATTTTTAATTAAATTAATATTAAGAGGATTATTATTCAACTCATTTCATTGCCATATAGCCCTTCTCGATTGGATGAGGTGCAGGCGTAGGGGTGCACAGCTTTATGTCCCTGCCATTGTGTCTATCACACCATTTGAGAACGGCTATAATTCCTTTTTAAGAGGAATCTCTTACATTTATAGAGAGCAAGCTCAAAATCAAGTCGCTACTTGTCGGCCTGAGACCTTTGTTCAAAGGGTGCCTATGGACTTTAAAAAAGTCTCAAGTCTATCGTCAAGAAAACCAAACTATATAAAGGGTA of the Allocoleopsis franciscana PCC 7113 genome contains:
- the hflX gene encoding GTPase HflX, whose translation is METIYGNLQGLKSSQLKQLQRLYQQRFPSDRLTTPEFAQRLAAISTDIKQPVCTYINRRGQVIRVGVGTPSQTKIPPLELPRYGAERLSGIRCLATQLKSETPKEAALTAMVIQRLDALVVLTVTESGFERRGGGATGYVKETYLAHLLPLIEQGVQNPDDRPLATGVERSWSVSPPLSLDILTQQDFLELVEGLESEFRREFVAQQVDVDQDRVLIIGLMTDETTKERFEDGLAEIARLVETAGGEVLQTMRQKRSRPHPQTVVGAGKVQEIALTVQTLGANLVVFDRDLSPAQVRNLELETGVRVVDRTEVILDIFAQRAQSRAGKLQVELAQLEYMLPRLTGRGQAMSRLGGGIGTRGPGETKLETERRSIQRRINRLQQEVNQLQAHRSRLRQRRQRQEVPTVAVVGYTNAGKSTLLNTLTNAEVYTADQLFATLDPTTRRLPIPNAVTGEPMEILLTDTVGFIHELPPPLVDSFRATLEEVTEADALLHLVDLSHPAWQSHIRSVMTILSEMPVTAGPILVAFNKIDRVDSETLTLAQEEFPQGVFVSASERFGLETLRQKLAQLVHYALNP